From a single Vanacampus margaritifer isolate UIUO_Vmar chromosome 15, RoL_Vmar_1.0, whole genome shotgun sequence genomic region:
- the ovch1 gene encoding ovochymase-1 isoform X3 encodes MMPPLLLVWVVLAGFGVVCVEAVQQQTPSKHHSGNFSGHYELAGVRSFVAEQEVKMRIVGGQETWAHSWPWQVSLHFAGMPACGAAILSPLWVISAAHCFRRYNKASFWTAVTGKHDLDNPDEDGQQVVGVSAIVSHHRYNSGTKEFDVALLRLEQPLTFDHFVRPIHLWMAPLPTLEKCTVTGWGSTRENGPRVTRLQEVNVTMMTFDLCQSYYKSRIRERMFCAGREGGGLDACQGDSGGPLSCYDSGRYLLAGVVSWGVGCGRARKPGVYTKLQGHAAWIADVIDNQDVAYAAKPAQDDRCGKRQKPTCENLPGPAGLGVLEDGEARAENVTEACPGAWPWQVSLQANGIHYCSGVLIHRRWVLAARHCKVSAGEDVAVLGGHDIGLSLSQTIPVDRVFDLPQEDDFPPKDDLSMLRLAVPARLGAGVTPICVPEEDEELDNSWRCFSAVKEPPLKAPPTRT; translated from the exons AACTGGCGGGGGTTCGCTCGTTCGTGGCAGAACAAGAAGTGAAGATGCGCATCGTGGGAGGTCAGGAGACGTGGGCGCACTCATGGCCGTGGCAGGTGTCGCTGCATTTCGCTGGCATGCCGGCGTGCGGGGCCGCCATCCTCTCGCCCCTCTGGGTCATCTCGGCAGCGCACTGCTTCAGAAG GTACAACAAAGCTTCCTTCTGGACAGCTGTGACGGGAAAACACGACCTGGACAACCCTGATGAGGACGGACAGCAG GTGGTGGGCGTGTCTGCAATTGTGAGCCATCACCGCTACAACTCCGGTACCAAAGAATTTGACGTGGCTCTGCTGAGGCTGGAGCAACCGCTCACCTTCGACCACTTTGTGCGACCCATCCACTTGTGGATGGCGCCGTTGCCCACGCTGGAGAAGTGCACCGTCACCGGTTGGGGGTCCACGCGGGAGA ATGGGCCACGTGTGACCCGACTGCAGGAGGTAAATGTGACCATGATGACCTTTGACCTCTGCCAGAGCTACTACAAGAGCAGGATACGGGAACGCATGTTTTGTGCGGGACGAGAAGGGGGCGGACTCGACGCATGTCAG GGCGACTCTGGCGGTCCTCTGTCTTGCTACGACAGCGGCCGCTACCTTCTGGCGGGCGTGGTCAGTTGGGGAGTGGGCTGCGGTCGGGCAAGGAAACCTGGTGTGTACACCAAACTCCAAGGACACGCTGCGTGGATCGCAGACGTCATCG ACAACCAGGATGTGGCGTACGCAGCCAAGCCGGCACAAG ATGACCGATGCGGGAAGCGGCAGAAGCCTACTTGCGAGAACCTTCCGGGCCCTGCCGGTCTTGGGGTTCTGGAGGACGGCGAGGCGAGGGCAGAGAACGTGACGGAAGCGTGTCCAGGGGCGTGGCCCTGGCAGGTCAGCCTCCAGGCAAATGGCATCCATTACTGCAGCGGGGTTCTGATCCACCGCCGCTGGGTGTTGGCCGCGCGACATTGCAAAGTCAG CGCCGGAGAGGACGTGGCCGTCTTGGGAGGTCACGATATCGGCTTGTCTCTGTCCCAAACCATCCCCGTGGACCGGGTCTTTGACCTGCCCCAGGAAGATGACTTCCCTCCCAAAGATGACCTTTCGATGCTGCGCCTCGCTGTTCCCGCCAGACTCG GTGCCGGTGTGACGCCGATTTGTGTGCCTGAGGAGGATGAGGAACTGGACAACAGCTGGAGATGCTTCAGCGCCG TGAAAGAACCCCCACTCAAAGCTCCGCCTACACGAACATAG
- the ovch1 gene encoding ovochymase-1 isoform X1: protein MMPPLLLVWVVLAGFGVVCVEAVQQQTPSKHHSGNFSGHYELAGVRSFVAEQEVKMRIVGGQETWAHSWPWQVSLHFAGMPACGAAILSPLWVISAAHCFRRYNKASFWTAVTGKHDLDNPDEDGQQVVGVSAIVSHHRYNSGTKEFDVALLRLEQPLTFDHFVRPIHLWMAPLPTLEKCTVTGWGSTRENGPRVTRLQEVNVTMMTFDLCQSYYKSRIRERMFCAGREGGGLDACQGDSGGPLSCYDSGRYLLAGVVSWGVGCGRARKPGVYTKLQGHAAWIADVIDNQDVAYAAKPAQDDRCGKRQKPTCENLPGPAGLGVLEDGEARAENVTEACPGAWPWQVSLQANGIHYCSGVLIHRRWVLAARHCKVSAGEDVAVLGGHDIGLSLSQTIPVDRVFDLPQEDDFPPKDDLSMLRLAVPARLGAGVTPICVPEEDEELDNSWRCFSAGWGATYATAPLNSERLRHARVTLVEHAECKAGWGRGLVDDAHVCADSVASAACLGDSGAPLFCQKHSTYFLFGLLTWGSRKCDPNKPAIFSKVADYTSWIEEVIGDV from the exons AACTGGCGGGGGTTCGCTCGTTCGTGGCAGAACAAGAAGTGAAGATGCGCATCGTGGGAGGTCAGGAGACGTGGGCGCACTCATGGCCGTGGCAGGTGTCGCTGCATTTCGCTGGCATGCCGGCGTGCGGGGCCGCCATCCTCTCGCCCCTCTGGGTCATCTCGGCAGCGCACTGCTTCAGAAG GTACAACAAAGCTTCCTTCTGGACAGCTGTGACGGGAAAACACGACCTGGACAACCCTGATGAGGACGGACAGCAG GTGGTGGGCGTGTCTGCAATTGTGAGCCATCACCGCTACAACTCCGGTACCAAAGAATTTGACGTGGCTCTGCTGAGGCTGGAGCAACCGCTCACCTTCGACCACTTTGTGCGACCCATCCACTTGTGGATGGCGCCGTTGCCCACGCTGGAGAAGTGCACCGTCACCGGTTGGGGGTCCACGCGGGAGA ATGGGCCACGTGTGACCCGACTGCAGGAGGTAAATGTGACCATGATGACCTTTGACCTCTGCCAGAGCTACTACAAGAGCAGGATACGGGAACGCATGTTTTGTGCGGGACGAGAAGGGGGCGGACTCGACGCATGTCAG GGCGACTCTGGCGGTCCTCTGTCTTGCTACGACAGCGGCCGCTACCTTCTGGCGGGCGTGGTCAGTTGGGGAGTGGGCTGCGGTCGGGCAAGGAAACCTGGTGTGTACACCAAACTCCAAGGACACGCTGCGTGGATCGCAGACGTCATCG ACAACCAGGATGTGGCGTACGCAGCCAAGCCGGCACAAG ATGACCGATGCGGGAAGCGGCAGAAGCCTACTTGCGAGAACCTTCCGGGCCCTGCCGGTCTTGGGGTTCTGGAGGACGGCGAGGCGAGGGCAGAGAACGTGACGGAAGCGTGTCCAGGGGCGTGGCCCTGGCAGGTCAGCCTCCAGGCAAATGGCATCCATTACTGCAGCGGGGTTCTGATCCACCGCCGCTGGGTGTTGGCCGCGCGACATTGCAAAGTCAG CGCCGGAGAGGACGTGGCCGTCTTGGGAGGTCACGATATCGGCTTGTCTCTGTCCCAAACCATCCCCGTGGACCGGGTCTTTGACCTGCCCCAGGAAGATGACTTCCCTCCCAAAGATGACCTTTCGATGCTGCGCCTCGCTGTTCCCGCCAGACTCG GTGCCGGTGTGACGCCGATTTGTGTGCCTGAGGAGGATGAGGAACTGGACAACAGCTGGAGATGCTTCAGCGCCGGTTGGGGGGCCACATATGCCACGG CCCCCCTCAACTCTGAGCGTCTACGCCACGCCCGCGTTACGCTTGTAGAGCACGCAGAGTGCAAGGCCGGGTGGGGCCGGGGCCTCGTCGACGACGCCCATGTCTGCGCCGACTCGGTGGCCAGTGCCGCCTGTTTG GGCGACTCCGGAGCGCCGCTGTTCTGTCAGAAGCACAGCACCTACTTCCTGTTCGGATTGCTCACGTGGGGCAGTCGTAAATGCGACCCCAACAAGCCGGCCATCTTTTCCAAAGTGGCTGATTACACCTCGTGGATTGAGGAGGTGATAGGCGACGTGTGA
- the ovch1 gene encoding ovochymase-1 isoform X2, which yields MMPPLLLVWVVLAGFGVVCEAVQQQTPSKHHSGNFSGHYELAGVRSFVAEQEVKMRIVGGQETWAHSWPWQVSLHFAGMPACGAAILSPLWVISAAHCFRRYNKASFWTAVTGKHDLDNPDEDGQQVVGVSAIVSHHRYNSGTKEFDVALLRLEQPLTFDHFVRPIHLWMAPLPTLEKCTVTGWGSTRENGPRVTRLQEVNVTMMTFDLCQSYYKSRIRERMFCAGREGGGLDACQGDSGGPLSCYDSGRYLLAGVVSWGVGCGRARKPGVYTKLQGHAAWIADVIDNQDVAYAAKPAQDDRCGKRQKPTCENLPGPAGLGVLEDGEARAENVTEACPGAWPWQVSLQANGIHYCSGVLIHRRWVLAARHCKVSAGEDVAVLGGHDIGLSLSQTIPVDRVFDLPQEDDFPPKDDLSMLRLAVPARLGAGVTPICVPEEDEELDNSWRCFSAGWGATYATAPLNSERLRHARVTLVEHAECKAGWGRGLVDDAHVCADSVASAACLGDSGAPLFCQKHSTYFLFGLLTWGSRKCDPNKPAIFSKVADYTSWIEEVIGDV from the exons AACTGGCGGGGGTTCGCTCGTTCGTGGCAGAACAAGAAGTGAAGATGCGCATCGTGGGAGGTCAGGAGACGTGGGCGCACTCATGGCCGTGGCAGGTGTCGCTGCATTTCGCTGGCATGCCGGCGTGCGGGGCCGCCATCCTCTCGCCCCTCTGGGTCATCTCGGCAGCGCACTGCTTCAGAAG GTACAACAAAGCTTCCTTCTGGACAGCTGTGACGGGAAAACACGACCTGGACAACCCTGATGAGGACGGACAGCAG GTGGTGGGCGTGTCTGCAATTGTGAGCCATCACCGCTACAACTCCGGTACCAAAGAATTTGACGTGGCTCTGCTGAGGCTGGAGCAACCGCTCACCTTCGACCACTTTGTGCGACCCATCCACTTGTGGATGGCGCCGTTGCCCACGCTGGAGAAGTGCACCGTCACCGGTTGGGGGTCCACGCGGGAGA ATGGGCCACGTGTGACCCGACTGCAGGAGGTAAATGTGACCATGATGACCTTTGACCTCTGCCAGAGCTACTACAAGAGCAGGATACGGGAACGCATGTTTTGTGCGGGACGAGAAGGGGGCGGACTCGACGCATGTCAG GGCGACTCTGGCGGTCCTCTGTCTTGCTACGACAGCGGCCGCTACCTTCTGGCGGGCGTGGTCAGTTGGGGAGTGGGCTGCGGTCGGGCAAGGAAACCTGGTGTGTACACCAAACTCCAAGGACACGCTGCGTGGATCGCAGACGTCATCG ACAACCAGGATGTGGCGTACGCAGCCAAGCCGGCACAAG ATGACCGATGCGGGAAGCGGCAGAAGCCTACTTGCGAGAACCTTCCGGGCCCTGCCGGTCTTGGGGTTCTGGAGGACGGCGAGGCGAGGGCAGAGAACGTGACGGAAGCGTGTCCAGGGGCGTGGCCCTGGCAGGTCAGCCTCCAGGCAAATGGCATCCATTACTGCAGCGGGGTTCTGATCCACCGCCGCTGGGTGTTGGCCGCGCGACATTGCAAAGTCAG CGCCGGAGAGGACGTGGCCGTCTTGGGAGGTCACGATATCGGCTTGTCTCTGTCCCAAACCATCCCCGTGGACCGGGTCTTTGACCTGCCCCAGGAAGATGACTTCCCTCCCAAAGATGACCTTTCGATGCTGCGCCTCGCTGTTCCCGCCAGACTCG GTGCCGGTGTGACGCCGATTTGTGTGCCTGAGGAGGATGAGGAACTGGACAACAGCTGGAGATGCTTCAGCGCCGGTTGGGGGGCCACATATGCCACGG CCCCCCTCAACTCTGAGCGTCTACGCCACGCCCGCGTTACGCTTGTAGAGCACGCAGAGTGCAAGGCCGGGTGGGGCCGGGGCCTCGTCGACGACGCCCATGTCTGCGCCGACTCGGTGGCCAGTGCCGCCTGTTTG GGCGACTCCGGAGCGCCGCTGTTCTGTCAGAAGCACAGCACCTACTTCCTGTTCGGATTGCTCACGTGGGGCAGTCGTAAATGCGACCCCAACAAGCCGGCCATCTTTTCCAAAGTGGCTGATTACACCTCGTGGATTGAGGAGGTGATAGGCGACGTGTGA